Proteins from one Panthera leo isolate Ple1 chromosome D1, P.leo_Ple1_pat1.1, whole genome shotgun sequence genomic window:
- the RNF141 gene encoding RING finger protein 141 isoform X3, whose translation MGQQISDQTQLVLSKLPEKVAKHVILVRESGSLTYEEFLGRVAELNDITAKMVSGQGKHLVFEVLPRSDSSALWKMVVRVICTKINKSTGIVEASRIMNLYQFIQLYKDITSQASGVLAMSSTSEDPDENSSSVTSCQASLWMGRVKQLTDEEECCICMDGRADLILPCAHSFCQKCIDKCQAYFVY comes from the exons ATGGGACAGCAAATTTCGGATCAGACACAGTTGGTTCTTAGCAAGTTACCAGAAAAAGTAGCAAAACATGTCATATTGGTTCGAGAAAGTGGCTCCTTAACTTATGAAGAATTTCTTGGGAGAGTAGCTGAACTTAATGATAT AACTGCTAAAATGGTTTCTGGCCAGGGAAAACATCTTGTTTTTGAGGTACTCCCTCGGTCTGATTCCTCTGCCTTATGGAAAATGGTTGTACGGGTGATCTGTACCAAG aTTAACAAAAGCACTGGCATTGTGGAAGCATCACGGATCATGAATTTGTACCAGTTTATTCAGCTTTATAAAGACATCACAAGTCAAGCATCAGGAGTATTGGCAATGAGCTCCACCTCTGAAGACCCTGATGAAAACTCATCATCTGTAACATCGTGTCAGGCTAGTCTTTGGATGGGAAG GGTGAAGCAGCTGACTGACGAGGAGGAGTGTTGTATCTGTATGGATGGTCGAGCTGACCTCATCCTGCCTTGTGCTCACAGCTTTTGTCAGAAGTGCATTGATAAATG